In one window of Bradyrhizobium sp. AZCC 1721 DNA:
- a CDS encoding winged helix-turn-helix domain-containing tetratricopeptide repeat protein, whose translation MPSEPFTFGPFMLDMDRGMLSRDGRPVVVGHKGLLLLRAFLESPGRIFDKASLMDVAWPGVAVEESNLSVQIAALRKLLGTAHDGSEWITTVPRVGYRFAGPVASRAQSATPQRAESNAQSRPIIAVLPFDIIGEVDKEYLADGLTEDIITALSRFRWFRGIGRGSAFIFKGKQIDVLQAARELGARYVLQGSVRQSALRLRITAQFIDASDGSNVWAERYDLEMADVFAIQDEIAERVAGAIEPELLKTESHFAALRHTGNMTAWDLVRQGMWHFHKVTREGHLAARTLFRRACAIDPDLPESHIWLGRVSAGIIAYGWSDTPAVDSKEGVDAAAHAITLDPRDPYAHYAFAIANAYNNAPLVAVSAAEKAIALSSSFALGHLILGLARLFAGLAREAIEPLEHGLTLNPNDPQNLAWYNLLAHAQLLAGDAESALATANKALAIRPTFRPTFETLTCCHIALGNLDDARQCASRMNELREPQSHFLAPLKRCIQNGTNGYRNC comes from the coding sequence ATGCCCAGCGAGCCCTTCACCTTTGGCCCGTTCATGCTTGATATGGATCGCGGAATGCTGTCACGGGACGGCCGACCGGTCGTGGTCGGCCACAAGGGCCTCCTGCTGTTGCGCGCGTTCCTGGAGTCGCCCGGCAGAATCTTCGACAAAGCGAGCCTGATGGACGTTGCCTGGCCTGGCGTCGCCGTGGAGGAAAGCAACCTGTCAGTCCAGATCGCGGCGCTACGTAAGCTGCTCGGCACCGCCCATGACGGCTCCGAATGGATCACGACGGTCCCGCGTGTCGGCTACCGGTTTGCTGGGCCGGTCGCTTCTCGGGCGCAGAGCGCCACGCCGCAGCGCGCTGAGAGCAATGCCCAGTCGCGCCCGATTATCGCGGTTCTGCCTTTCGACATCATTGGCGAGGTCGACAAAGAATATCTCGCCGATGGGCTGACCGAAGATATCATCACGGCGCTATCCCGGTTTCGCTGGTTCCGGGGCATCGGGCGCGGTTCTGCCTTTATTTTCAAGGGCAAGCAGATCGATGTGCTGCAAGCCGCTCGCGAGCTTGGCGCGCGTTACGTGTTGCAGGGAAGCGTTCGCCAATCCGCCCTTCGACTGCGCATTACGGCTCAGTTCATCGACGCGAGCGACGGCAGCAATGTATGGGCGGAGCGCTACGATCTGGAGATGGCTGATGTCTTTGCGATCCAGGACGAGATCGCCGAGCGGGTCGCGGGTGCGATCGAGCCCGAGCTTCTCAAGACAGAATCCCATTTTGCAGCGTTGCGTCATACCGGCAATATGACCGCCTGGGACCTCGTGCGTCAGGGAATGTGGCATTTTCACAAGGTCACCCGCGAGGGCCATCTGGCTGCGCGGACGCTATTTCGTCGCGCATGCGCAATCGATCCGGATCTGCCGGAATCGCACATCTGGCTTGGGCGCGTCAGCGCCGGGATAATCGCCTACGGCTGGAGCGACACGCCCGCCGTGGACAGCAAGGAGGGCGTGGATGCCGCGGCGCATGCAATCACCCTCGATCCGAGAGACCCCTACGCGCACTATGCCTTCGCCATCGCGAACGCTTACAACAACGCACCGCTCGTAGCCGTATCGGCAGCCGAGAAGGCGATCGCATTGAGCTCAAGCTTCGCGTTAGGGCATCTGATTCTCGGCCTGGCCCGCTTGTTCGCGGGTCTGGCGCGAGAGGCAATCGAACCGCTTGAACATGGCCTGACGCTAAATCCGAACGATCCCCAGAACCTCGCTTGGTACAATTTGCTTGCCCATGCTCAGCTTCTCGCCGGAGACGCCGAGAGCGCACTTGCGACCGCCAACAAAGCGCTCGCTATTCGCCCGACATTCCGTCCGACGTTTGAAACGCTTACATGCTGCCATATCGCACTTGGCAACCTGGACGACGCACGCCAATGCGCAAGCCGTATGAACGAGTTGAGAGAGCCTCAGAGTCATTTCCTCGCACCGCTAAAGCGCTGCATCCAGAATGGGACAAACGGATATCGCAATTGCTAG